A section of the Streptomyces xinghaiensis S187 genome encodes:
- a CDS encoding helix-turn-helix domain-containing protein, whose protein sequence is MVPHLDRLAERVTRRRLDLGLGVEPAARSAGISKDTWKRVERGARVRDTSYAHMERALGWAPGSCRLVLSGGEPVPVERAEADAGVVIASLPREEVEAGIRQALESAAIAVTDLQASKIREMNERVLEDLRRRGLI, encoded by the coding sequence ATGGTTCCCCACCTCGATCGTTTGGCAGAGCGCGTCACGCGGCGGCGGCTGGATCTCGGCCTCGGTGTCGAGCCCGCCGCGCGGTCCGCCGGCATCAGCAAGGACACCTGGAAACGGGTCGAGCGCGGCGCGCGGGTCCGTGACACCAGCTACGCGCACATGGAGCGCGCTCTGGGCTGGGCGCCGGGCAGTTGCCGCCTCGTCCTCTCCGGCGGGGAGCCGGTCCCGGTCGAGCGGGCGGAGGCCGACGCGGGGGTCGTCATCGCCTCGCTCCCCAGGGAGGAGGTGGAGGCCGGTATCCGGCAGGCGCTCGAGAGCGCGGCGATCGCGGTCACCGATCTGCAAGCGAGCAAGATCCGGGAGATGAACGAGCGGGTGCTGGAGGACCTGCGCCGCAGAGGGCTGATCTGA
- a CDS encoding helix-turn-helix domain-containing protein, with translation MQSPSPTYPVDGAAVRELRMRSGIGIPQLAERVGITASYLSRIEVGTRRRMRPATYRRLRSALGLPPDDTRILAPRPAVPAPRPGRHRRDPNG, from the coding sequence ATGCAGAGTCCCTCACCCACGTATCCCGTGGACGGGGCGGCCGTCCGGGAACTCCGCATGCGCAGCGGCATCGGGATTCCCCAGCTCGCCGAGCGGGTGGGCATCACCGCCAGCTATCTCAGCCGCATCGAAGTCGGAACCAGACGCCGCATGCGTCCGGCCACCTACCGCCGCCTCCGCTCCGCCCTGGGCCTCCCGCCCGACGACACCCGGATCCTCGCCCCGCGACCTGCCGTCCCCGCCCCCCGACCAGGAAGGCACCGCCGTGACCCCAACGGATGA
- a CDS encoding sigma-70 family RNA polymerase sigma factor, with product MTPTDDPRTALPRTTAEQRLVARARDGSAEAFAALYDRHHRQVFAFVQHRVRNTALAEDVTSETFLRALRRIGTFSCRGGAFGAWLTVIARNIVIDHYKSGPVRREVFPGEVVHGDSYERAAEDRVIEAHTHAALWAAVGRLSPLQQECVTLRFRRGMSVAETARIMGKREGAVKTLTHRAVRSLARSLPAGHPVVAA from the coding sequence GTGACCCCAACGGATGACCCCCGGACCGCCCTCCCGCGCACGACCGCCGAGCAGCGGCTCGTGGCACGTGCCCGCGACGGGAGCGCCGAGGCCTTCGCCGCTCTCTACGACCGCCACCACCGCCAGGTGTTCGCCTTCGTCCAGCACCGGGTGCGCAACACCGCCTTGGCGGAGGACGTCACCAGCGAGACGTTCCTCCGCGCCCTGCGCCGCATCGGCACCTTCTCCTGCCGGGGCGGGGCCTTCGGTGCCTGGCTGACGGTGATCGCGCGCAACATCGTCATCGACCACTACAAGTCCGGCCCGGTCCGGCGCGAGGTCTTCCCCGGGGAGGTGGTCCACGGCGACAGCTACGAGCGGGCGGCCGAGGACCGGGTCATCGAGGCCCACACCCATGCCGCCCTCTGGGCGGCCGTCGGCCGGCTCAGCCCCCTGCAGCAGGAGTGCGTGACGCTCCGCTTCCGGCGGGGGATGTCGGTTGCCGAGACGGCCAGGATCATGGGGAAACGGGAGGGCGCGGTCAAGACCCTCACCCACCGGGCCGTACGGAGCCTGGCACGCTCGCTCCCCGCCGGCCATCCGGTGGTCGCCGCATGA
- a CDS encoding BN159_2729 family protein: MTLNPNLPHALRIIREALAAYSGPELELRIAVGLDAAGLLTDINAMGRVDRTEVTPEAVPGPVGDGRPPPDTVLPHQGIVLRRTEPATGPPPEPGTVTRLPAPAEARCARAEKVFEDLVDRYGTRPEVLTVEQDHDRVVVCIRARTLSDWERWLSEIGAGAAEDTRPAGYAQLAFGTRAGVPVRLVAHEVPRLLHAAYQEAVRPYCLWGRVYDLARPLAENGGDGNHWLFLGIRDKSGMPLLSVRGRTELCTLENIVRHSGPLTPVDTGASPPVTGGDAD, from the coding sequence ATGACCCTGAACCCCAACCTCCCGCACGCCCTGCGGATCATCCGCGAGGCGCTGGCGGCCTACAGCGGGCCGGAGCTGGAACTGCGCATCGCGGTCGGCCTGGACGCGGCCGGGCTCCTCACCGACATCAACGCCATGGGCCGCGTCGATCGCACCGAGGTCACCCCGGAGGCCGTTCCCGGGCCTGTCGGGGACGGCCGGCCGCCCCCGGACACCGTGCTGCCGCACCAGGGCATCGTGCTGCGCCGGACGGAGCCGGCCACCGGTCCGCCCCCGGAGCCCGGCACGGTGACCCGGCTGCCGGCACCGGCGGAGGCCCGCTGCGCCCGCGCGGAAAAGGTCTTCGAGGACCTCGTCGACCGCTACGGGACGCGGCCGGAGGTGCTCACCGTCGAGCAGGACCACGACCGGGTCGTGGTCTGCATCCGGGCCCGGACCCTGTCCGACTGGGAACGGTGGCTCTCCGAGATCGGCGCCGGGGCGGCGGAGGACACCCGGCCGGCCGGATACGCCCAGCTGGCCTTCGGCACACGGGCCGGCGTACCGGTACGGCTCGTCGCCCACGAGGTGCCGCGGCTGCTCCACGCGGCCTACCAGGAGGCGGTGCGGCCCTACTGTCTCTGGGGCCGCGTCTACGACCTGGCGCGGCCGCTGGCCGAGAACGGCGGGGACGGCAACCACTGGCTGTTCCTCGGGATCCGCGACAAAAGCGGAATGCCGCTGCTGTCCGTACGGGGCCGCACGGAGCTGTGCACCCTGGAGAACATCGTCCGGCACTCCGGACCGCTCACGCCCGTGGACACCGGCGCGTCCCCGCCGGTGACCGGCGGGGACGCGGACTGA
- a CDS encoding PRC-barrel domain-containing protein, translated as MFEAENIKDWRGHAVLDAEGRRIGELESVYVDTSSDEPAFSAVLVGLPTRRRLVFVPLDGATVGPGHLKVRVSRKQVKNAPSIDRDGELLAEEEAAVFAHYERPYRQGAGGRRLARR; from the coding sequence GTGTTCGAGGCCGAGAACATCAAGGACTGGCGCGGTCACGCCGTGCTGGACGCCGAGGGCCGGCGGATCGGGGAACTGGAGTCCGTCTATGTCGACACCTCCTCCGACGAGCCGGCCTTCTCGGCCGTCCTCGTCGGCCTGCCGACCCGGCGCCGGCTGGTGTTCGTGCCGCTGGACGGGGCCACCGTCGGGCCCGGCCATCTCAAGGTCCGGGTCTCGCGGAAGCAGGTGAAGAACGCGCCCTCGATCGACCGGGACGGCGAACTCCTCGCCGAGGAGGAGGCGGCGGTCTTCGCCCATTACGAACGCCCCTACCGGCAGGGCGCCGGCGGACGCCGGCTGGCCCGGCGCTGA